GAAGTGGAAAAGGAGCCAAGAGAGCTGGCAGCCCACGTCGCAAGGGAAAGCGTGCTGCCAGGCGTCGCCGCCGTAGACGAGAAAGCTACGGAATCTACATCTACAAGGTACTGAAGCAAGTTCATCCTGACACTGGTATTTCCAGCCGTGCCATGAGCATCATGAACAGCTTTGTGAACGATATCTTTGAACGCATTGCTGGTGAAGCATCTCGCCTTGCACAGTACAACAGACGTCGCACCATCAGCAGCCGTGAAGTGCAGACTGCTGTCCGCCTTCTCCTGCCTGGAGAACTGGCCAAGCACGCGGTTAGCGAGGGTACCAAAGCCGTCACTAAATACACCACTTCCAGGTAAAATGTGACAGGCATCTTtaaaaccaaacggctcttttcagagccaccaagaaGTCCTAAAAGAGAAATGATTTGTGTTGTCACAATTTTAGattataaattaaatatt
The Amphiura filiformis unplaced genomic scaffold, Afil_fr2py scaffold_350, whole genome shotgun sequence genome window above contains:
- the LOC140145524 gene encoding histone H2B.1, sperm-like: MPPKSPTRSGKGAKRAGSPRRKGKRAARRRRRRRESYGIYIYKVLKQVHPDTGISSRAMSIMNSFVNDIFERIAGEASRLAQYNRRRTISSREVQTAVRLLLPGELAKHAVSEGTKAVTKYTTSR